One genomic segment of Pandoraea sputorum includes these proteins:
- a CDS encoding tyrosine-type recombinase/integrase, protein MGRKPTKNLNLPPGMRARVQRSGKCYYYFDTGGKPRREIPLGPDFVSAVQKWAELEMAPPESVAPLITFRHAAQRYLREVLPLKAPQTQRGNLRELERLYQFFDNPPAPLSEIKPMNIRQYLQWRVDESKRLATAKGLAITVGAGQTRANRELALFSHIFNKAREWGMTDHANPCAGVSKYRERGRNTYVEDSAYDAVWRAGDEALRDAMDLAYLTGQRPADTLRFDEKNIRDGLLCIQQGKTGMRIRISIQGKLGEVLERIRSRRKRQATITSALVFDASGRRLTQRGLRTRFDAAREAAGIAKDAFQFRDLRAKAGTDKAEATGDIRKAQKQLGHRSLVMTEHYVRDRLGDKVEPTK, encoded by the coding sequence ATGGGACGGAAGCCGACGAAGAACCTGAATCTTCCGCCAGGTATGCGGGCACGGGTGCAGAGAAGCGGGAAGTGCTACTACTACTTCGATACGGGCGGTAAGCCGAGGCGAGAAATTCCGCTCGGTCCGGATTTCGTCTCTGCTGTTCAGAAATGGGCGGAACTGGAGATGGCCCCACCGGAATCGGTGGCTCCGCTGATTACCTTTCGACATGCAGCGCAGCGATATCTGCGCGAGGTTCTTCCATTGAAAGCACCTCAGACGCAACGCGGAAACCTCAGGGAGTTGGAGCGCTTGTATCAGTTCTTCGACAACCCACCTGCGCCGCTGTCCGAAATCAAACCAATGAACATTCGGCAATACCTTCAGTGGCGTGTGGACGAGTCCAAACGTCTAGCAACCGCGAAGGGGCTGGCCATCACCGTAGGCGCTGGACAAACGCGCGCTAATCGCGAACTCGCGTTGTTTTCACACATTTTCAATAAGGCGAGAGAGTGGGGGATGACGGATCACGCGAATCCTTGTGCAGGCGTCTCGAAGTATCGGGAGAGGGGACGCAATACCTACGTGGAGGACTCGGCATATGACGCGGTGTGGCGCGCCGGAGATGAGGCTTTGCGCGACGCGATGGATCTGGCTTATCTCACAGGGCAGCGGCCTGCCGATACGCTGCGGTTTGACGAGAAGAACATCCGCGACGGCCTATTGTGTATCCAGCAAGGTAAGACGGGCATGCGCATTCGCATTTCGATACAGGGGAAGCTTGGGGAAGTACTTGAGCGAATTCGCTCGCGTCGCAAGCGGCAAGCAACGATCACGTCGGCGTTAGTCTTTGACGCGTCGGGGCGGAGGTTGACGCAACGAGGATTGCGAACTCGATTCGACGCGGCTCGCGAAGCAGCCGGGATTGCTAAGGATGCATTCCAGTTTCGCGATCTTCGGGCCAAAGCCGGTACGGACAAAGCCGAGGCAACCGGTGATATTCGCAAAGCCCAAAAGCAACTTGGCCATCGCTCTTTGGTAATGACCGAGCATTACGTGCGCGACCGCCTCGGCGACAAAGTCGAGCCGACGAAATAA
- a CDS encoding DUF4224 domain-containing protein, with protein MDTFLSPEEVSYLTGRQLKAKQVDALRKMGIPFFVNARGAAIVARAAIEGRAAPLPVVKGWKPKVMGG; from the coding sequence ATGGACACGTTTTTATCGCCGGAGGAGGTTAGCTACCTCACGGGGCGGCAGCTGAAGGCGAAGCAGGTGGATGCTCTCCGAAAAATGGGTATCCCATTTTTCGTGAACGCCCGTGGCGCTGCGATTGTCGCCCGGGCCGCGATCGAAGGGCGTGCCGCACCGCTGCCGGTCGTCAAAGGCTGGAAGCCGAAGGTAATGGGTGGCTGA
- a CDS encoding rolling circle replication-associated protein: MLENSVDDYPFRREWVIGGRDFGEGLHEINATRFDRYMRAQSLHRIPKAKRGESEKKEDNRLSSAKRARRQVRLRCKAMQADRMITLTYRENMEDKGRLKRDFDALRRRLGRFLDFKYIAVPERQKRGAWHIHIAVRGRQNYRILRAIWHSIVGADNGNVDVRNPFRQKGLRHKLAGYLSKYITKDFAEHEMNEKRYWTSKGITVPERQPIAHILSDDPVKAIVTAFEAAETAGASLDHCQVYWNQDLGCLWLATREN, from the coding sequence ATGCTTGAGAACAGTGTAGACGACTATCCCTTTCGCCGCGAATGGGTCATTGGTGGCAGGGACTTTGGGGAAGGCCTGCATGAGATCAACGCGACCCGATTCGACCGCTATATGCGTGCCCAATCGCTCCACCGCATACCGAAAGCAAAGCGTGGGGAATCCGAGAAGAAGGAGGACAACCGGCTTTCGTCAGCCAAGCGCGCCCGTCGGCAAGTCAGATTGCGTTGCAAAGCCATGCAGGCAGACCGGATGATCACGCTGACATACCGCGAGAACATGGAGGACAAGGGTCGCCTTAAGCGCGATTTCGACGCCCTACGTCGCCGTTTGGGAAGGTTTCTGGACTTCAAGTACATTGCCGTCCCCGAACGGCAAAAGCGCGGCGCGTGGCATATACACATCGCCGTGAGGGGGCGGCAGAACTATCGGATACTTCGCGCGATCTGGCATTCCATCGTCGGCGCGGATAACGGCAACGTCGACGTACGCAACCCGTTTCGCCAGAAGGGGCTTCGCCACAAGCTTGCGGGCTATCTGAGCAAGTACATCACGAAGGACTTTGCCGAGCACGAGATGAACGAGAAGCGCTACTGGACCAGCAAGGGCATCACGGTGCCGGAGCGCCAACCCATCGCTCACATCCTGAGCGATGACCCTGTGAAAGCCATCGTGACCGCTTTCGAAGCGGCTGAGACCGCAGGCGCAAGCCTTGATCACTGTCAGGTGTACTGGAATCAGGATCTTGGGTGTTTATGGTTAGCGACAAGGGAGAACTGA
- a CDS encoding type II secretion system protein GspD codes for MNRFLPLLLWSASFAVFANDVKQTPAPIDFNGFVPQEEYSPLDHSSHPMLEAELRGKSAEKHTTARLKKPSNGAFDFQLVTVSQLVTLMYGEAVKTPYVIAPEVLDDQRRVSFRYNTKHGELKAFLVLFLDSLGFGVEQRAGVDFVFKRREPEEQELPSRDAFIYRPRYRDTAYLARLVSPLFQGRFTVNRPVSAPPEARVGGKVPEGSAASLIDQRGDTLLFHGTSDEVAALARLLPQIDTPVGEVSVRAAAYEVVNSTERGSAFQLALDLLSKGLGIEVAIDGDKFGNSIRLKAGDFSAVVSALAKDSRFQVINSPNLRIRSGAKGRLTVGQKVPVLKSVSYPRGGGDPVQSVEYHSSGVIFELAPTVKDRIIDLSVTQQISDFVKTTTGVNNSPTLNTREVSTEISLRDGDVILMGGLTTNKSTDNRTGLAFLPRFLDSHSDASSNTEILLMLQVERVRMTSVGSVGADAEAEGAHKPSREVGADDARPSATRATEQRVALPTSAEAPTSTTHPLTENRLAVSPMREVALMPERAMRRAAPAARRGEDGGGARSAPLDLYQ; via the coding sequence ATGAACCGCTTTCTTCCGCTTCTCCTATGGAGTGCGAGCTTTGCGGTATTTGCCAACGATGTGAAGCAAACTCCCGCGCCTATAGACTTCAATGGATTCGTCCCGCAAGAAGAGTACTCACCACTGGACCACTCAAGTCACCCAATGCTTGAAGCCGAGTTGCGAGGCAAGTCTGCTGAAAAACACACAACTGCACGACTGAAAAAGCCGAGTAACGGGGCCTTTGACTTTCAACTGGTCACCGTCTCGCAACTAGTGACGCTAATGTACGGAGAGGCGGTCAAGACACCTTACGTGATCGCGCCAGAGGTGTTGGACGACCAGCGACGGGTTTCCTTCAGATACAACACCAAGCACGGGGAATTGAAAGCGTTTCTTGTGCTGTTTCTCGACTCTCTCGGCTTTGGGGTTGAGCAACGAGCTGGCGTCGATTTCGTATTCAAGCGTCGAGAACCGGAAGAACAGGAACTGCCGAGTCGAGATGCGTTCATTTATCGCCCCCGCTATCGCGACACAGCCTATCTCGCACGTCTTGTAAGTCCGCTGTTTCAAGGAAGATTCACCGTCAACCGACCTGTTTCGGCCCCGCCAGAAGCGCGCGTAGGCGGCAAAGTACCGGAAGGCTCTGCAGCCTCTCTGATTGACCAGCGAGGAGACACGCTACTCTTTCACGGAACGTCCGACGAGGTAGCGGCGCTCGCGCGCCTCCTCCCACAGATTGACACACCCGTGGGCGAAGTCAGCGTGCGCGCTGCCGCCTACGAAGTCGTCAATAGCACAGAACGAGGCTCAGCTTTCCAGCTTGCGCTAGATCTGCTTTCAAAGGGACTTGGGATTGAGGTAGCGATAGACGGCGACAAATTTGGCAACTCCATCCGCCTGAAAGCGGGAGACTTCTCCGCCGTCGTCTCGGCCTTGGCAAAGGACTCGCGCTTTCAGGTGATCAACAGCCCAAACCTGCGCATACGCTCGGGGGCGAAAGGTCGACTCACGGTCGGCCAGAAGGTGCCTGTCCTGAAGTCTGTGAGCTACCCACGTGGCGGCGGTGATCCAGTGCAATCTGTCGAATATCACTCGTCCGGTGTCATCTTCGAGCTTGCGCCAACTGTAAAAGACCGAATTATCGACTTGAGCGTCACGCAGCAAATCAGCGACTTCGTGAAGACAACAACCGGCGTCAACAACTCTCCGACGTTGAATACGCGAGAGGTCAGCACCGAAATCAGCCTGCGTGACGGTGACGTGATCCTCATGGGCGGTCTGACGACGAACAAGAGCACCGACAACCGCACAGGACTAGCCTTCCTACCTCGCTTTCTCGACAGCCATAGCGACGCTTCGTCCAACACCGAAATCCTCCTCATGCTCCAGGTCGAGCGCGTGAGGATGACTAGCGTCGGGAGTGTCGGCGCCGATGCCGAAGCTGAGGGTGCCCACAAGCCGAGCCGCGAAGTCGGGGCCGATGACGCGCGGCCCAGCGCGACCCGCGCGACCGAGCAGCGGGTAGCACTGCCGACGTCCGCCGAAGCGCCAACGTCGACCACACATCCCCTCACTGAAAACCGCCTTGCCGTCAGCCCGATGCGTGAAGTGGCACTGATGCCAGAAAGGGCGATGCGTCGCGCCGCCCCCGCCGCCCGGAGGGGCGAGGACGGCGGGGGCGCGCGAAGCGCGCCCCTAGATTTATATCAGTAA
- a CDS encoding zonular occludens toxin domain-containing protein, with product MAINAYTGLMGSGKSYEVVSSVIVPAVIAGRRVITNIDGIQPDAIRDYCVDVKKANLEALGSVVPVTNDDVTREGFFPDETKPEAKSIVLAGDLVAIDEAWNFWSIGNKLSPEHMRFFRMHRHYVHPETGVACDVALMIQSIGDLHRQLRSVVEMTFVTKKLKELGLNRSYRVEMYEGGKVTKANRIDTFSKMYSKAIFPLYQSYAGAKGNERAIDKRQNKLTNLRIWFIFLFMLVIVGVSGWYITGFFRGDHLKANKQPPPSAQASLTSQDPLPRVDPALSNDWRIAGRYNVGNEHFVVVMDNAGRLRVESPSMFQNVGIAAVGTIDGQRVTAWTGSRSSGGFIGDAP from the coding sequence ATGGCGATCAATGCATACACAGGCTTGATGGGATCGGGCAAGAGTTATGAAGTCGTTAGCAGCGTCATCGTGCCCGCAGTCATCGCAGGCCGCAGAGTCATCACGAACATTGATGGCATCCAACCCGACGCCATTCGCGACTACTGCGTCGACGTAAAGAAGGCGAATCTGGAGGCGCTAGGTAGCGTGGTCCCCGTCACCAACGACGATGTGACGCGCGAAGGCTTCTTCCCAGACGAAACCAAGCCCGAAGCAAAGTCAATCGTGCTCGCTGGCGATCTTGTCGCTATCGATGAGGCATGGAATTTCTGGTCCATCGGCAACAAACTTTCACCGGAGCATATGCGATTCTTCCGTATGCACCGGCATTACGTGCATCCTGAGACCGGTGTGGCCTGCGACGTTGCTTTGATGATCCAATCAATTGGCGACTTGCACCGGCAATTGCGTTCGGTCGTAGAAATGACCTTTGTGACGAAGAAGCTGAAAGAACTCGGCCTCAATCGAAGCTACCGGGTGGAGATGTACGAAGGAGGCAAGGTAACGAAAGCGAATCGCATCGACACCTTTTCAAAAATGTACAGCAAGGCGATTTTCCCCTTGTATCAATCCTATGCAGGTGCCAAGGGGAACGAGCGTGCCATCGACAAACGGCAAAACAAGCTTACGAACTTGCGCATCTGGTTCATCTTTCTTTTCATGCTCGTCATTGTGGGCGTTAGTGGTTGGTACATCACTGGCTTCTTTCGAGGGGATCACTTAAAGGCGAACAAGCAGCCGCCCCCCTCCGCGCAAGCCTCATTGACCTCGCAAGATCCACTCCCCCGAGTCGATCCAGCCCTGAGCAACGACTGGCGCATAGCTGGTCGCTACAACGTGGGTAACGAGCATTTCGTTGTAGTCATGGATAACGCGGGGCGACTTCGTGTGGAGTCTCCATCGATGTTTCAAAACGTCGGCATAGCCGCCGTCGGCACAATCGACGGGCAGAGAGTTACCGCATGGACTGGCAGTAGGTCTAGCGGCGGTTTCATCGGAGACGCACCATGA
- a CDS encoding DUF2523 family protein codes for MYSIFDVFTFAIRGALQFVFRSIVIKFGTFFSLWYITTGFVEVLKTAGILPNAESLSSAFTGIPASVWYWLELLAFPEGMPIVLAAMANRFVLRRIPMMG; via the coding sequence ATGTACTCGATATTCGACGTATTCACCTTTGCAATAAGAGGGGCGCTTCAGTTTGTCTTTCGCTCCATCGTCATCAAGTTCGGTACTTTTTTTTCGCTGTGGTACATCACCACTGGCTTCGTTGAAGTACTCAAAACGGCGGGCATCTTACCAAATGCGGAATCGCTGTCGAGCGCGTTCACCGGCATTCCTGCGTCGGTCTGGTACTGGCTTGAACTTCTGGCGTTCCCTGAAGGAATGCCGATTGTGCTAGCGGCGATGGCGAACCGATTCGTGTTGCGCCGCATCCCGATGATGGGGTGA
- a CDS encoding major capsid protein: MNTKFARLKRIGTRAVAGLALVTAPALAFAEASTATSFDVSAITGQISFASVAAGVIAIAGLLAGVYVAIKSAKVILGMIRGA, from the coding sequence ATGAATACGAAATTTGCACGACTTAAGCGCATTGGCACTCGTGCTGTCGCCGGTCTGGCGCTTGTTACCGCACCCGCACTGGCCTTTGCAGAGGCCAGCACCGCTACGAGTTTCGATGTGTCTGCCATTACGGGGCAAATCAGCTTCGCGAGCGTCGCAGCAGGCGTAATTGCTATCGCAGGCCTGCTTGCGGGTGTTTATGTCGCAATCAAAAGCGCCAAGGTGATTCTCGGGATGATTCGCGGAGCCTGA
- a CDS encoding type II toxin-antitoxin system ParD family antitoxin: MISAELGRSLEEYVAELVKRGRYGSKSEVLREGVRLIQDRESQLAALDAMVEKGIADAAAGKGQPAADVFDRLEKKYQAKVDEEG; the protein is encoded by the coding sequence ATGATCAGTGCTGAACTCGGCCGCTCGCTTGAGGAGTACGTCGCCGAACTCGTGAAGAGGGGCCGTTATGGATCGAAGAGTGAGGTGTTGCGTGAGGGGGTCCGTCTGATTCAGGATCGCGAGTCGCAGCTTGCTGCGCTCGATGCGATGGTTGAGAAGGGCATCGCAGATGCAGCAGCAGGAAAGGGCCAACCGGCCGCCGATGTGTTCGACCGCCTTGAGAAGAAGTATCAGGCAAAGGTGGACGAAGAGGGATGA
- a CDS encoding type II toxin-antitoxin system RelE/ParE family toxin yields MIVHLLPEAIVDLENVGDYIALDNPRRAVTFIQELRDKCLSLADMPYAFPIVPRYERFGIRHRIYGNYQIFYRVVESDERIDIVHILHSARNYAAILFP; encoded by the coding sequence ATGATCGTTCACTTATTACCCGAAGCCATCGTAGACCTCGAGAACGTCGGTGATTACATCGCGCTGGACAATCCGCGTCGTGCCGTAACATTCATTCAGGAACTGCGGGACAAGTGTTTGAGCCTCGCAGACATGCCGTACGCGTTCCCCATCGTGCCGCGCTATGAGCGATTCGGCATTCGCCATCGCATCTACGGCAACTACCAAATTTTCTATCGCGTGGTCGAGTCGGACGAGCGCATCGACATCGTTCACATCCTGCACAGTGCACGAAATTACGCGGCGATTCTGTTTCCCTGA